From the genome of Rarobacter incanus, one region includes:
- the metE gene encoding 5-methyltetrahydropteroyltriglutamate--homocysteine S-methyltransferase: MTTPAFPVATIVGYPRIGRRRELKKAIEAYWAGKTSLSELELTAHELRNFTRERLVELGLGRTDASIPETFSFYDQVLDVTAAIGAVPPRFAGFEGLDLYFTLARGVGDIAPLEMTKWFDTNYHYLVPEIGPDTAFALSSRRVIDQFLEAKAAGFVTRPTLVGPVTYLLLSKAAEGAPADFNPVDRLDDVVAVYAQILAELADAGAPWVQLDEPGLVTDNIDIPAAAVTDAVKRAYDVLTSGKRPAILVTSAFGALRDNFAALAASNVEAIHVDLVHGAQPAAADGLATKTLVGGVIDGHNIWRADLGAKFDQLEALRALGAAQVTAATATSLQHVPHDTADEKWQDAELDANLHAWLAFADQKVVEVVTLARGLVQGREAIADEISASQEALASRAAANGVQVASVRERTAALSESDFHRGTYADRAAAQEEKLNLPPLPTTTIGSFPQTIDIRRARAAHARGELSTADYESAMRDEIKRVIELQESIGLDVLVHGEAERNDMVQYFAELLDGFAVTTNGWVQSYGSRCTRPSILWGDVSRPEPMTVRWATYAQSLTEKPVKGMLTGPVTIMAWSFVRDDIPLGDTANQLGLALRDEVNDLEAAGIGIIQVDEPALRELLPLRREDQQAYLDWSVGSFRLSTAGVRPETQIHTHLCYSEFGEVIGAIDGLDADVTSIEAARSKMEIVPELSEAGYARGVGPGVYDIHSPRVPSVEEVTELVELAADGVPGNLLWINPDCGLKTRGYAETVPSLEHLVAATRAVREKIAK; this comes from the coding sequence ATGACCACCCCCGCATTTCCCGTCGCCACCATCGTTGGCTACCCCCGTATCGGTCGCCGCCGCGAACTGAAGAAGGCCATCGAGGCATACTGGGCGGGGAAGACCTCGCTTAGCGAACTTGAACTGACCGCGCACGAACTGCGCAACTTCACGCGTGAACGCCTGGTCGAGTTGGGCCTGGGTCGCACCGACGCATCGATCCCGGAGACTTTCTCCTTCTACGACCAGGTCCTGGACGTCACCGCCGCGATCGGTGCGGTACCGCCGCGCTTCGCCGGTTTCGAAGGGCTTGACCTGTACTTCACTCTCGCGCGCGGCGTTGGTGACATTGCGCCGCTGGAAATGACGAAGTGGTTTGACACCAACTACCACTACCTGGTGCCAGAAATCGGCCCCGACACCGCGTTCGCGCTATCGTCGCGCCGGGTGATCGACCAGTTCCTTGAGGCGAAGGCGGCCGGATTCGTCACCCGGCCGACCCTTGTCGGTCCGGTCACCTACCTGCTCTTGTCCAAGGCCGCAGAGGGCGCCCCCGCGGACTTCAACCCGGTCGACCGCCTCGACGACGTCGTCGCGGTGTACGCGCAGATCCTGGCGGAACTTGCCGATGCGGGCGCCCCCTGGGTCCAGCTCGATGAGCCGGGACTGGTCACCGACAACATCGATATCCCGGCGGCAGCTGTAACCGACGCCGTCAAGCGCGCCTACGACGTGCTCACGTCCGGCAAGCGACCGGCAATCCTGGTCACCTCAGCATTCGGGGCGCTGCGCGATAACTTCGCCGCGCTGGCTGCCAGCAATGTCGAAGCGATTCACGTGGATCTGGTGCACGGCGCGCAGCCCGCGGCGGCGGACGGCTTGGCGACGAAGACCTTGGTCGGCGGCGTCATCGATGGCCACAACATCTGGCGCGCAGACCTGGGTGCCAAGTTCGACCAGCTCGAAGCGTTGCGCGCGCTTGGAGCGGCGCAGGTGACCGCGGCGACGGCGACGTCCTTGCAGCACGTTCCGCACGACACCGCTGATGAAAAGTGGCAGGATGCGGAACTTGATGCGAACCTGCACGCCTGGTTGGCGTTCGCGGACCAGAAGGTGGTCGAGGTCGTTACGCTCGCGCGCGGGCTAGTCCAGGGTCGGGAGGCAATTGCGGACGAGATCTCCGCCTCCCAGGAAGCTCTTGCCTCGCGTGCCGCGGCCAACGGGGTGCAGGTCGCGAGCGTTCGCGAGCGCACGGCCGCCCTCTCCGAGTCGGATTTCCACCGCGGCACATATGCCGACCGCGCCGCCGCGCAGGAAGAAAAGCTCAACCTTCCCCCTTTGCCGACGACGACAATCGGTTCGTTCCCGCAGACCATCGATATTCGCCGCGCGCGGGCGGCGCACGCCCGCGGCGAACTGTCGACTGCCGACTACGAATCGGCGATGCGCGACGAAATCAAACGCGTTATCGAACTGCAGGAATCGATCGGCCTTGACGTGTTGGTCCACGGTGAGGCCGAGCGTAACGATATGGTTCAGTACTTCGCGGAGCTGCTGGACGGTTTCGCGGTGACCACCAACGGCTGGGTGCAGTCGTATGGGTCGCGGTGCACTCGTCCTTCAATCTTGTGGGGGGATGTGTCGCGCCCCGAGCCGATGACGGTGCGGTGGGCGACTTACGCGCAGTCGCTGACCGAAAAGCCCGTCAAGGGGATGCTAACTGGCCCCGTGACGATCATGGCGTGGTCGTTTGTGCGCGATGACATTCCCTTGGGTGACACCGCAAATCAGTTGGGACTGGCGCTGCGCGATGAGGTCAACGACCTGGAAGCAGCCGGCATCGGGATCATTCAGGTCGATGAGCCCGCGCTGCGCGAGCTGTTGCCGCTGCGCCGCGAGGACCAGCAGGCGTACCTTGACTGGTCGGTTGGTTCGTTCCGCCTGTCGACCGCGGGCGTGCGCCCCGAGACGCAAATCCACACGCACCTGTGCTACTCGGAATTCGGTGAGGTGATTGGCGCGATCGACGGACTGGACGCGGACGTTACGTCGATCGAGGCGGCGCGGTCAAAGATGGAAATTGTGCCCGAGCTCTCCGAGGCCGGCTATGCGCGCGGCGTCGGGCCGGGCGTGTATGACATCCACTCGCCGCGTGTCCCGTCGGTTGAAGAAGTCACCGAGCTCGTTGAGCTGGCGGCCGATGGCGTTCCGGGGAACCTCTTGTGGATCAACCCGGACTGCGGGTTGAAGACTCGCGGTTACGCCGAGACAGTGCCGTCGCTCGAGCACCTTGTCGCCGCGACGCGCGCGGTGCGGGAAAAGATCGCCAAGTAG
- a CDS encoding methylenetetrahydrofolate reductase: MTDQDTDCWAVPPLRPTISFEVMPPRRPGLAPKFWGTVDALIGARPDFLSVTYGAAGNDRDTARQVVSRLVQQAPVLPIAHLTCVGHSRADVVDVVDEFLSAGVRSFLALRGDPPAGQPDWKPTPGGVNSSVELIALLKDRERTRCAAHPGNALRGAAHPLTIAVATFPDGNPAAGTTRDQEIERLLVKQAAGASFAITQLFYRARTYAEFVERARAAGVHIPILAGILPATDPTRLLRVAELSGVRPPAELLDRLSAASSDDERHAIGTQATAALAQSVLDAGAPGLHIYTFNKARPALDVLAHLELLNVEPNQPNPLTASAVVKGTPA; encoded by the coding sequence ATGACCGACCAGGACACCGATTGTTGGGCTGTTCCGCCGTTGCGTCCCACCATCTCATTTGAAGTCATGCCGCCCCGCCGTCCGGGGCTGGCGCCAAAGTTCTGGGGAACGGTCGATGCGCTGATCGGCGCGCGCCCGGACTTCCTCTCGGTGACATACGGTGCGGCCGGAAACGATCGAGACACCGCCAGGCAGGTGGTTTCGCGGCTGGTTCAGCAGGCTCCGGTTCTTCCGATCGCGCATCTGACCTGCGTGGGGCACTCGCGGGCAGATGTGGTTGACGTTGTGGACGAGTTCTTGTCCGCGGGGGTTCGCTCGTTCCTGGCATTGCGCGGGGATCCGCCGGCCGGTCAGCCTGACTGGAAACCGACTCCGGGAGGGGTGAACTCGTCCGTCGAATTGATCGCCCTGCTCAAGGACCGCGAACGCACCCGGTGCGCCGCCCACCCGGGCAACGCCCTGCGCGGGGCCGCGCACCCGCTCACCATCGCGGTCGCAACATTTCCTGATGGAAACCCGGCGGCGGGCACGACCCGCGATCAAGAAATCGAACGTTTGCTGGTCAAGCAGGCAGCGGGGGCGAGCTTCGCAATCACGCAGTTGTTCTACCGCGCGCGCACCTATGCAGAATTTGTGGAACGAGCGCGCGCCGCCGGCGTTCACATCCCCATCCTGGCGGGAATCTTGCCGGCAACCGACCCCACGCGCTTGCTGCGGGTGGCCGAGTTGTCGGGAGTTAGGCCCCCCGCGGAACTACTGGACCGCCTCAGCGCGGCGTCGAGCGACGACGAGCGCCACGCGATCGGCACGCAGGCGACCGCGGCGCTGGCGCAGTCCGTGCTCGACGCAGGGGCTCCCGGTTTGCACATTTATACCTTCAACAAAGCGCGCCCTGCACTCGATGTCCTGGCGCACCTGGAACTCCTCAATGTAGAACCAAACCAACCCAACCCCCTGACCGCATCGGCGGTCGTGAAAGGCACCCCAGCATGA
- a CDS encoding sulfate ABC transporter substrate-binding protein, with protein sequence MTPKPLRRLTASIAALAAIVSLAACGAGSGGDATTLSLVGFAVPKAGNNAVQAAWAKTDAGKGVTWSESYGASGDQSRAVEKGLKADVVHFSVTPDVTRLVDAGLVADTWDDGANKGILTDSVVVLVVREGNPKGITGWDDLAKDGVQIVTPNPGSSGAARWNILGAWQHIIAAGGSEDDAKTFLGKVLANVAAFPGSGRDATQAFESGTGDVLISYENEAVLARQEGQKFDYIVPDDTLLIENPAAVTKDANPKAQQYLDFALSAEGQKIYASKGFRPLPSAGTVDVGTVEGANDPSNPFPEVKTLFTIDGDFGGWSEVKTKFFDENTGIITKLQQEAGLS encoded by the coding sequence ATGACGCCCAAACCACTTCGCCGACTCACCGCCTCCATCGCGGCATTAGCCGCCATCGTGAGCCTGGCCGCCTGCGGCGCAGGCAGTGGCGGTGACGCCACGACGCTCTCGCTGGTCGGCTTCGCCGTCCCCAAGGCCGGAAACAACGCGGTCCAGGCCGCATGGGCCAAGACAGACGCCGGCAAGGGCGTGACTTGGTCCGAATCGTACGGCGCCTCTGGTGACCAATCCCGAGCCGTCGAAAAGGGACTGAAGGCAGACGTCGTTCACTTCTCGGTCACCCCCGACGTCACACGCCTGGTCGATGCGGGGCTGGTCGCCGACACCTGGGATGACGGGGCCAACAAGGGCATCCTCACCGATTCCGTGGTTGTTCTTGTCGTCCGCGAAGGCAATCCCAAGGGCATCACCGGCTGGGATGACCTTGCAAAGGACGGCGTACAGATTGTCACGCCGAACCCGGGATCGTCGGGCGCTGCCCGCTGGAACATTCTCGGTGCTTGGCAGCACATCATCGCTGCAGGCGGTTCGGAAGACGACGCCAAGACGTTCCTTGGCAAGGTCCTGGCAAACGTCGCGGCTTTCCCAGGCTCCGGGCGCGACGCCACCCAGGCCTTCGAGTCGGGCACCGGCGACGTCTTGATCTCATATGAGAACGAGGCCGTCCTCGCCCGCCAGGAAGGTCAGAAATTCGACTACATCGTCCCGGACGACACGCTACTCATCGAAAACCCGGCGGCCGTGACCAAGGACGCTAACCCGAAGGCGCAGCAGTACCTGGACTTCGCGCTATCAGCCGAAGGCCAGAAAATCTACGCATCCAAGGGGTTCCGCCCGCTGCCATCCGCTGGCACCGTCGATGTTGGCACCGTCGAAGGCGCAAATGACCCAAGCAACCCGTTCCCCGAGGTCAAGACGCTCTTCACGATCGACGGAGATTTTGGCGGCTGGAGTGAAGTCAAGACGAAGTTCTTCGATGAAAACACCGGCATTATCACCAAGCTTCAGCAAGAAGCGGGGCTGAGCTAG
- the cysT gene encoding sulfate ABC transporter permease subunit CysT — protein MSILWFSLLVLIPLALIIIQAVDGGWTNFAETMRNPQTAAAIWLTVKQALLVTVVNTVAGTLIAWVLVRDSFPGKRALEVIIDIPFALPTIVAGLVLLATYGPQSPIGIDVANTEKSVFLALLFVTLPFVVRTVQPVLLELEPEVEEAAQSLGANRFQTWTKVVLPALVPAISAGATLSFARGISEYGSLVLLSGNLPFKSEVAAVRIFSYIENDNVAAAASIALVLLLVAVAAIVTLDIISRKVARRG, from the coding sequence GTGAGCATCCTCTGGTTCTCGCTCCTGGTTCTCATTCCGCTGGCGCTCATCATCATTCAGGCGGTCGACGGGGGGTGGACCAATTTCGCCGAGACGATGCGCAACCCGCAGACCGCCGCCGCGATCTGGCTCACGGTCAAGCAGGCCCTCCTGGTGACTGTCGTGAACACGGTCGCCGGGACCCTGATCGCCTGGGTCTTGGTGCGCGATTCGTTCCCCGGCAAACGTGCGCTGGAAGTGATAATCGACATTCCGTTCGCGCTACCAACAATCGTTGCCGGCCTGGTACTGCTCGCAACATACGGCCCGCAAAGCCCCATCGGGATCGACGTGGCCAACACCGAAAAGTCGGTTTTCCTGGCACTCCTGTTCGTCACGTTGCCATTTGTCGTGCGAACCGTGCAGCCCGTCTTGCTAGAACTCGAGCCCGAAGTCGAAGAGGCTGCGCAATCATTGGGCGCGAATCGCTTCCAGACGTGGACCAAGGTGGTGCTGCCCGCCCTAGTGCCGGCAATAAGCGCCGGCGCCACGCTCTCCTTCGCCCGCGGGATTAGCGAGTACGGATCCTTGGTGCTGCTCTCCGGCAACCTGCCGTTCAAGTCCGAGGTCGCCGCGGTTCGCATCTTCAGCTACATCGAAAACGACAACGTCGCAGCGGCCGCCTCAATCGCGCTCGTTCTGCTCCTAGTGGCAGTCGCGGCGATCGTGACCCTCGACATCATTTCCCGGAAGGTGGCCCGCCGTGGCTGA
- a CDS encoding sulfate ABC transporter permease yields the protein MAETLAAGAAASSSRNKSRWQAKSAGTYVRRTIVIAYLGALVIWPVSLVAVRTFSDGNSLTDALHDPAVTAALWLTVVVAAWAVAINTIFGVVVSILIVRYRFPGRRLYSTLLDLPLSVSPVVVGLALLLAYGPTTGLFGPWLEKVGFSVIFSTPGMVLATAFVSLPLVIREIVPVLQEIGMDQELAARSLGAGPWATFRRITLPSIKWALLYGVVLSLARSLGEFGAVKIVSGNISLRTQTATLVVEDKYLEFQQGTAYATAFLLTLIAVAALVVVTFLRPKEEQK from the coding sequence GTGGCTGAGACACTCGCAGCGGGGGCGGCGGCCTCGTCCTCGCGTAATAAATCTCGGTGGCAAGCAAAGTCCGCGGGCACCTACGTGCGCCGCACCATCGTCATCGCCTATCTGGGCGCGCTGGTCATCTGGCCCGTTTCGCTTGTGGCGGTGCGCACGTTCTCGGACGGCAATTCGCTGACCGATGCGCTCCATGACCCCGCCGTGACCGCGGCGCTATGGCTAACCGTGGTGGTCGCCGCCTGGGCCGTCGCCATCAACACGATATTTGGCGTTGTGGTTTCGATCCTGATCGTGCGCTACCGGTTCCCCGGGCGGCGCCTGTATTCAACACTGCTCGATCTGCCGCTTTCGGTGTCGCCCGTCGTTGTCGGACTTGCCCTCTTGCTCGCCTACGGCCCCACCACCGGCCTGTTCGGCCCCTGGCTGGAGAAGGTCGGCTTCAGCGTCATCTTTTCGACGCCAGGCATGGTGCTGGCCACCGCGTTCGTGTCGCTGCCACTCGTGATCCGCGAAATCGTCCCCGTCCTCCAGGAAATTGGGATGGATCAGGAACTCGCTGCCCGGTCGCTCGGCGCGGGACCGTGGGCAACATTTCGGCGCATCACCCTGCCATCGATCAAATGGGCACTGCTTTACGGAGTTGTGCTGTCGCTTGCCCGCTCCCTCGGGGAGTTCGGCGCCGTCAAGATCGTGTCGGGGAATATCTCGCTGCGCACCCAAACAGCCACCCTCGTGGTGGAGGACAAGTACCTGGAATTTCAACAAGGGACGGCCTATGCGACCGCGTTCCTTCTCACCCTGATCGCCGTCGCGGCCCTGGTGGTCGTCACCTTCCTGCGCCCCAAAGAGGAGCAAAAATGA
- a CDS encoding sulfate/molybdate ABC transporter ATP-binding protein, whose protein sequence is MSIVVRNVNKNFGDFAALTDVSVAIPTGGLTALLGPSGGGKSTLLRIIAGLEHPDSGSIEIGGTDATNVPAQRRGVGFVFQHYAAFKHMSVAKNVAFGLEIRKRPKDEIAARVRDMLDLVHLSQFADRLPSQLSGGQRQRMALARALAIEPKVLLLDEPFGALDAKVRKELRDWLRRLHDEVHVTTVFVTHDQEEALEVADTIVVINNGRVEQIGSPDDLYDRPANAFVLEFLGPITHLNGVAVRPHDIDVVSAQSAADFPAEVVAGRITRLLRIGFEVRITVAPDAPAGAEVDPVSVTLTRSEARELALEVGQVVGLRARTGALVR, encoded by the coding sequence ATGAGCATCGTCGTGCGCAACGTCAACAAGAATTTCGGGGACTTCGCCGCCCTCACGGACGTGTCCGTCGCGATCCCGACCGGCGGGCTGACCGCGCTGTTGGGTCCGTCCGGCGGCGGCAAATCAACGCTGCTGCGCATTATCGCCGGGCTTGAACATCCCGACTCCGGGAGCATCGAGATCGGCGGGACGGATGCAACCAACGTGCCCGCGCAACGGCGTGGCGTCGGCTTCGTGTTTCAGCATTACGCGGCGTTCAAACACATGAGCGTGGCAAAGAACGTGGCCTTTGGGCTCGAGATCCGCAAGAGACCCAAGGACGAGATCGCCGCGCGCGTGCGCGACATGCTCGATCTGGTGCACCTGAGCCAATTCGCGGACCGACTGCCGTCGCAGTTGTCCGGCGGGCAGCGCCAACGCATGGCCTTAGCTCGCGCGCTGGCAATCGAACCCAAGGTGCTACTGCTGGATGAGCCCTTCGGGGCACTGGACGCGAAGGTGCGCAAGGAACTGCGCGACTGGCTGCGCCGGCTCCACGACGAGGTGCACGTGACCACCGTCTTCGTGACGCACGACCAGGAGGAGGCCCTGGAGGTCGCCGACACCATCGTGGTGATCAACAACGGCCGCGTGGAGCAGATCGGCAGCCCCGACGACCTATACGATCGCCCGGCGAACGCCTTCGTGCTCGAATTCTTGGGCCCCATCACGCACCTGAACGGTGTCGCCGTCAGGCCACACGACATCGACGTGGTCTCGGCGCAAAGCGCCGCCGACTTCCCGGCCGAGGTAGTAGCGGGCCGGATAACGCGCCTGCTGCGCATCGGCTTCGAGGTCCGCATCACGGTCGCGCCAGACGCCCCGGCCGGCGCCGAGGTCGACCCGGTGAGCGTGACTCTCACCCGCTCCGAAGCCCGCGAGTTGGCGCTGGAGGTCGGGCAGGTGGTTGGGTTGCGAGCCCGCACAGGAGCGCTGGTCCGCTAG
- a CDS encoding ABC transporter ATP-binding protein codes for MTKNAVAIRAERLTVTRGSHRVLHDIDLTVTRGAITGLLGPSGSGKTTLMRSLLGVQIIESGTVTVLGKPAGDPALRRRVGYVTQAPSIYPDLTVRENIAYFARILLGRGARGAIDEAIATVGLEAQAGQLAATLSGGQASRVSLATALLGAPDVLVLDEPTVGLDPVLRASLWDLFTQIAARGCTLIVSSHVMDEAAHCDDLVLLRQGKIVFRDNPSALLAATGLTSYDDAFLALVTREPGSGTRPTSSHDKDTDR; via the coding sequence ATGACGAAAAACGCCGTGGCGATCCGCGCGGAAAGACTCACGGTCACCCGCGGATCCCACCGCGTGCTGCACGACATCGACCTGACGGTCACCCGCGGCGCGATCACCGGGCTGCTCGGCCCCTCGGGATCGGGCAAGACGACGCTGATGCGCTCGCTCCTCGGCGTGCAGATCATCGAGTCCGGCACGGTCACCGTGCTCGGCAAGCCGGCGGGCGATCCCGCGTTGCGCCGCCGCGTCGGATACGTCACGCAGGCCCCCTCCATTTACCCCGACCTGACCGTGCGCGAAAACATCGCCTACTTCGCGCGAATCCTGCTCGGGCGCGGCGCCCGGGGTGCCATCGACGAGGCCATCGCCACGGTCGGGCTTGAGGCGCAGGCCGGTCAGCTGGCCGCGACGCTGTCGGGCGGGCAAGCGTCGCGCGTGTCGCTGGCAACCGCGCTGCTCGGAGCGCCCGATGTGCTGGTCCTCGATGAACCGACCGTCGGGCTCGACCCGGTGCTGCGCGCCAGCCTCTGGGACCTCTTCACCCAGATCGCCGCCCGCGGCTGCACCCTCATCGTCTCCAGCCACGTCATGGACGAGGCCGCCCACTGCGACGACCTGGTGCTGTTGCGGCAGGGCAAGATCGTCTTCCGCGACAATCCATCCGCGCTGCTCGCCGCGACCGGGCTCACCAGTTACGACGACGCCTTCTTGGCGCTGGTGACGCGCGAGCCGGGGAGCGGGACTCGTCCCACAAGCTCGCACGACAAGGACACGGACCGATGA
- a CDS encoding ABC transporter permease — MIATAARVLRQLRHDPRTIAMIFALPCLLLALLWWVYDGGAIFDRIGPALLALFPLVVMFLVTSITVLRERRGGTLERLLTLPLSKGAFIGGYALAFGALAVVQALAASALLLGPLGVSPAGPAWMLVLIAVADALLGTALGLFVSAFARTEFQAIQFFPAIVLPQFLLCGLLVARDDLPGVLHALSSLLPLSYAVDAMNEVSAASDPAIWAPLGVVAGFTVGMLALGAATLRRRTP, encoded by the coding sequence ATGATCGCCACGGCAGCGCGCGTGCTGCGCCAGCTCCGCCACGACCCGCGCACCATCGCGATGATCTTCGCGCTGCCGTGCCTGCTGCTCGCCCTGCTGTGGTGGGTGTACGACGGCGGGGCGATCTTCGACCGCATCGGCCCCGCGCTACTGGCCCTGTTTCCGCTGGTCGTGATGTTCCTGGTGACATCCATTACCGTGCTGCGCGAACGCCGCGGGGGCACGCTCGAACGCCTGCTCACCCTTCCCCTGTCCAAGGGGGCGTTCATCGGGGGATACGCGCTCGCATTCGGCGCGCTGGCCGTGGTGCAGGCGCTGGCGGCGTCGGCACTGCTGCTCGGGCCGCTCGGCGTCAGCCCCGCCGGGCCCGCGTGGATGCTCGTGCTCATCGCCGTCGCCGACGCGCTGCTGGGAACCGCGCTGGGCCTGTTCGTCAGCGCGTTCGCGCGCACCGAGTTCCAGGCCATCCAGTTCTTCCCGGCGATCGTGCTGCCGCAGTTCCTGCTGTGCGGCCTGCTCGTTGCGCGCGACGACCTGCCCGGGGTGCTCCATGCGCTGTCGAGCCTGCTGCCGCTCAGCTACGCGGTCGACGCGATGAACGAGGTCTCCGCCGCCAGCGACCCGGCCATCTGGGCGCCGCTGGGGGTCGTGGCGGGGTTCACCGTCGGGATGCTGGCGCTGGGGGCGGCAACCCTGCGGCGGCGCACGCCGTAG
- a CDS encoding NAD-dependent succinate-semialdehyde dehydrogenase, producing the protein MTYQTINPYTAETVATFPFATDAEVDAAVDKAHTAFLSWRAVPVAERATLLGTAAALLREQKEQYARLLTLEMGKTINEARAEVDLSADILQWYADRGPELLQPRTLDHTNESGKEAYLVREPLGVLYTVEPWNFPFYQVVRVGAPQIVAGNTIILKHASNVPQSAAAMQKLFLDAGAPQGILTNLYVNRDQSARIIADERVRGVALTGSEDAGRIVSTQASQALKKSTLELGGADAYIVLPDADIDKAARWGAFGRHWNAGQVCCSSKRMIVVDDVYDKYMSAYTEEIGNLVPGDPFDETTTLAPLSSQKAADDVKALIKEAVEHGATATEYGSPVPSQGAFVQPTVLTDVAADNPVFHKEIFGPVSMVFRAKDEDDAIRIANDSPFGLGGSVFTENEAHGKAVAAQMETGMVYINHPTGVKADLPFGGVKHSGYGRELLDLGLFEFVNDKLVVVSDIDGVF; encoded by the coding sequence ATGACCTACCAGACCATCAATCCATACACGGCCGAAACTGTCGCCACTTTCCCCTTCGCCACGGACGCGGAGGTTGATGCTGCCGTAGACAAGGCGCACACCGCCTTCCTCTCCTGGCGGGCGGTACCCGTCGCCGAGCGCGCGACACTACTGGGCACGGCCGCCGCGCTGCTGCGCGAGCAGAAGGAACAATACGCTCGGCTCCTCACTTTGGAGATGGGCAAAACCATCAACGAGGCCCGCGCCGAAGTGGACCTGTCCGCCGATATTTTGCAGTGGTACGCCGATCGCGGCCCTGAACTCCTACAACCACGCACCCTCGACCACACCAATGAATCCGGCAAGGAAGCGTACCTGGTGCGTGAGCCGCTCGGCGTCCTGTACACGGTGGAGCCCTGGAACTTCCCGTTCTATCAGGTCGTGCGGGTGGGCGCACCGCAGATCGTGGCCGGAAACACGATCATCCTGAAGCACGCCTCGAACGTCCCGCAGTCGGCCGCGGCGATGCAGAAGCTGTTCCTGGACGCCGGAGCCCCCCAGGGCATCCTCACGAACCTCTATGTGAACCGCGACCAATCGGCGCGCATCATCGCTGATGAGCGCGTGCGCGGGGTCGCGCTGACCGGCTCCGAAGACGCCGGCCGCATCGTGTCGACCCAGGCTTCGCAGGCCCTGAAGAAGTCGACCCTGGAGCTTGGCGGGGCGGACGCATACATCGTGTTGCCGGACGCGGACATCGACAAGGCCGCCCGCTGGGGCGCGTTCGGGCGGCACTGGAATGCGGGGCAGGTGTGCTGCTCATCAAAGCGCATGATCGTTGTCGATGACGTATACGACAAGTACATGAGCGCGTACACCGAAGAGATCGGCAACCTGGTCCCCGGCGATCCATTCGACGAGACCACCACGCTCGCGCCGCTGTCGTCCCAAAAGGCCGCCGACGACGTGAAGGCCCTCATCAAGGAGGCCGTTGAACACGGCGCCACCGCAACCGAATACGGTTCGCCCGTTCCCTCGCAGGGCGCCTTTGTGCAACCAACCGTGCTGACGGACGTTGCCGCAGACAACCCGGTGTTCCACAAGGAGATTTTTGGTCCGGTGTCGATGGTGTTCCGCGCCAAGGACGAGGACGACGCCATCCGCATCGCTAACGACTCGCCGTTCGGGCTGGGTGGTTCCGTGTTCACCGAGAACGAGGCGCACGGGAAGGCGGTCGCCGCGCAGATGGAGACCGGCATGGTCTACATCAACCACCCGACGGGCGTGAAGGCGGACCTACCATTCGGTGGCGTCAAGCACTCGGGCTACGGGCGCGAGCTGCTGGATCTGGGCCTGTTCGAGTTCGTCAACGACAAGCTCGTCGTCGTCTCCGACATCGACGGGGTCTTCTAA